Proteins encoded in a region of the Blastococcus sp. Marseille-P5729 genome:
- the otsB gene encoding trehalose-phosphatase — protein MPRISELVNAFTQFDTFEQQAAGRRVAIFSDYDGVLTPIVDRPEDAVITPQMGASVRRLSTACSVCIVSGRDREVVQELMGVDDLVVAGSHGFDIWSPSAGAIEMRMGGEHKELIEQARDQVTEELSGIDGVLIEPKLTSVAVHYRLVSPQEQKTVTDCVERILAAHPDSLKVTPGKMVLEIQPKVEWDKGRAVLYLMERLGLDGPDVVPVYLGDDITDEHAFSALRGRGIGIFVGTADDPEVADRHSDATLRLDSPDEVQRFFDRLASELIDGDDR, from the coding sequence TTGCCGCGCATCAGCGAACTGGTGAACGCATTTACTCAATTCGATACTTTCGAGCAGCAGGCCGCCGGACGGCGGGTCGCCATCTTCTCGGACTACGACGGTGTCCTCACCCCGATCGTCGATCGCCCCGAGGACGCGGTGATCACGCCGCAGATGGGAGCGAGCGTGCGGCGGCTGAGCACCGCGTGCTCGGTGTGCATCGTCTCCGGTCGTGACCGGGAGGTCGTGCAGGAGCTCATGGGCGTGGATGATCTGGTGGTCGCCGGAAGCCATGGATTCGACATCTGGAGCCCGTCCGCCGGCGCCATCGAGATGCGCATGGGCGGGGAGCACAAGGAGCTGATCGAACAGGCTCGCGACCAGGTGACCGAAGAGCTCTCCGGGATCGACGGCGTGCTCATCGAGCCGAAGCTCACCTCGGTCGCCGTCCACTACCGGCTGGTCAGCCCGCAGGAGCAGAAGACGGTCACCGACTGCGTCGAGCGGATCCTCGCCGCGCACCCGGACTCGCTGAAGGTCACCCCGGGCAAGATGGTGCTCGAGATCCAGCCCAAGGTCGAATGGGACAAGGGCCGCGCCGTCCTCTACCTGATGGAGCGGCTTGGGCTCGACGGTCCGGACGTCGTACCGGTCTACCTCGGCGACGACATCACCGACGAGCATGCCTTCAGCGCGCTGCGTGGCCGCGGCATCGGGATCTTCGTCGGGACCGCCGACGACCCGGAGGTCGCCGACCGGCACTCCGATGCCACCCTGCGCCTGGACTCGCCCGACGAGGTCCAGCGCTTCTTCGACCGCCTGGCCAGCGAGCTGATCGACGGCGACGACCGATAG
- a CDS encoding LLM class flavin-dependent oxidoreductase encodes MQFGIFSVGDITPDPTTGRTPTEGERIAAMTQIALKAEEVGLDVFATGEHHNPPFVPSSPTTHLAYIAAKTDKLRLSTATTLITTNDPVKIAEDYAFLQHLSGGRNDLMMGRGNTGPVYPWFGKDIRKGLPMAVENYHLLRRLWREKVVDWQGEFRTPLQGFTSTPAPLDGVPPFVWHGSIRTPEIAEQAAFYGDGFFHNNIFWNLEHTQQMVALYRQRFEHYGHGSADQAIVGLGGQAFMAETEAEAKRRFRPYFDVAPVYGHGPSLEQFTRATPLTVGTPEQVIERTLSFADYAGDYQRQLFLMDHAGLPLETVLEQVEILGTEVVPTLRAEFERRRPAHVPSDPPTHESLRAEGADSKHLKVINAEAKEEEKV; translated from the coding sequence ATGCAGTTCGGCATCTTCAGCGTCGGTGACATCACGCCCGACCCGACCACCGGGCGCACCCCGACCGAAGGCGAACGCATCGCGGCCATGACCCAGATCGCCCTGAAGGCCGAGGAGGTCGGTCTGGACGTCTTCGCCACCGGCGAGCACCACAACCCGCCGTTCGTGCCGTCGTCCCCGACCACCCACCTGGCCTACATCGCGGCCAAGACCGACAAGCTCCGGCTGTCCACCGCGACCACCCTGATCACCACCAACGACCCGGTGAAGATCGCCGAGGACTACGCCTTCCTGCAGCATCTCTCCGGCGGCCGCAACGACCTGATGATGGGCCGCGGGAACACCGGCCCGGTCTACCCGTGGTTCGGCAAGGACATCCGCAAGGGCCTGCCGATGGCGGTGGAGAACTACCACCTGCTGCGGCGGCTGTGGCGCGAGAAGGTCGTGGACTGGCAGGGCGAGTTCCGCACCCCGCTGCAGGGCTTCACCAGCACCCCCGCCCCGCTGGACGGCGTCCCGCCGTTCGTGTGGCACGGCTCGATCCGCACCCCGGAGATCGCCGAGCAGGCCGCCTTCTACGGCGACGGGTTCTTCCACAACAACATCTTCTGGAACCTCGAGCACACCCAGCAGATGGTGGCGCTGTACCGGCAGCGATTCGAGCACTACGGGCACGGCTCCGCCGACCAGGCAATCGTCGGCCTGGGCGGGCAGGCGTTCATGGCCGAGACCGAGGCCGAGGCCAAGCGGCGGTTCCGTCCGTACTTCGACGTCGCGCCGGTCTACGGCCACGGCCCGTCGCTGGAGCAGTTCACCCGTGCCACTCCCTTGACGGTCGGGACTCCCGAGCAGGTCATCGAGCGCACCCTGTCGTTCGCCGACTACGCCGGCGACTACCAGCGCCAGCTGTTCCTCATGGACCATGCCGGGCTGCCGCTGGAGACCGTCCTGGAGCAGGTCGAGATCCTCGGCACGGAGGTCGTCCCGACGCTGCGCGCCGAGTTCGAGCGGCGCCGTCCGGCGCACGTCCCGAGCGATCCGCCCACGCACGAGTCGCTGCGCGCCGAGGGCGCGGACTCCAAGCACCTCAAGGTGATCAACGCCGAGGCCAAGGAAGAGGAGAAGGTCTGA
- a CDS encoding NADPH-dependent FMN reductase yields MNVLVLVGSLREESTNRRLAATVGAHLPEGATATVYGQLDALPFYSEDVDNPDGPEAVARFRAAVAAADALVVVTPEYNGTMSGVIKNAIDWASRPYGAGSIAGKPVAVLAASRSSRGAQWAREDAVKALRIAGAQPLERTFGLGAAHQAFAGAGLADDATASELREVLLALHGALVSA; encoded by the coding sequence GTGAACGTGCTCGTACTCGTCGGAAGCCTGCGCGAAGAGTCCACCAACCGTCGTCTCGCCGCGACGGTCGGCGCTCATCTGCCTGAGGGCGCGACAGCGACCGTGTACGGCCAACTCGATGCACTCCCCTTCTACTCCGAGGACGTCGACAACCCAGACGGCCCAGAGGCCGTGGCGCGATTCCGCGCCGCAGTCGCCGCCGCCGACGCGCTTGTCGTCGTCACGCCCGAGTACAACGGCACGATGTCCGGCGTCATCAAGAACGCTATCGACTGGGCATCGCGCCCGTACGGTGCCGGCTCGATCGCCGGCAAGCCGGTCGCCGTCCTCGCCGCGAGCCGATCCAGCCGCGGCGCCCAGTGGGCCCGCGAGGATGCCGTCAAGGCGCTGCGCATCGCAGGGGCCCAACCGCTGGAGCGCACCTTCGGCCTGGGCGCGGCGCATCAGGCGTTCGCCGGAGCCGGTCTGGCCGACGACGCGACGGCGAGTGAACTGCGCGAGGTGCTGCTCGCGCTGCACGGAGCACTCGTCTCCGCCTAA
- a CDS encoding AAA family ATPase, whose protein sequence is MADQTLTLTARLTAAVLDARRGIVRMHRDVMSALDLAPWDPVLLEGTRTTGAIVAEGGPDVPAGILLCDDLTLGNAGLQDGTAIKVSKLPLVEARSVELSAGENITRIISPDMLRRALLGKMVTAGDDISLLPLDGPAHEGDSAALAAARRQLKTAMGMQWTTTLVEVTKTDSTTPVLVTGGTTVSWKGGASAPGWQAGTSTPPTSQLTAQAPSAAAANGLITVTPTPDRPGQPTTADQMLAGARTEPAAGVSASTAPTAPVGPTGSAVGGQAQATATRPGQRSDARPAAEALETQNAEPAKDVSAHAIPTVKELPGVKAQADSLTEWFDLGFHHRDVLASLGSKPQLGVLVSGPPGVGKATLVRAVAAHVGAGVVELSAPTIAAIEAATAADTLRSAVSQAAGQSPSVLLIQDVEALAPREDPDPISRIFIDLLARTVDEGQVAVVCTTARPEEVSTELTRPGLLDHQLSLPLPDRAMRKQILESLLRPVPLADDVNLDDVAGKTPGFVAADLIALRREASVRAALRQKESEKPTVAQEDLVGALDVVRPTAMAESTLEVARVSLEDVGDMADTKKALTEAVLWPLQYPDTYERLGISPPRGVLLYGPPGCGKTFIVKAIAGSGQTNVMSVKGAELLNKWVGESERAVRELFRRARQAAPTLIFMDEVDALAPPRGQGTDGGTTDRVVASLLTELDGVEALNNVFVIGATNRPDLVDPAMLRPGRLDKMIYVPPPDAEARTAILKTTAKNTPITRGVDFEEIGQELEGYSSADCAALVREAALVAMRRDMDAPKVTKADFDQAMKNIKGSLDPEQVAWLENFAEQRELS, encoded by the coding sequence GTGGCCGACCAGACTCTCACCCTCACCGCCCGGCTCACCGCCGCCGTACTCGACGCTCGCCGCGGCATCGTGCGCATGCACCGCGACGTCATGTCGGCGCTCGACCTCGCCCCCTGGGATCCGGTACTGCTCGAGGGCACCCGCACCACCGGAGCGATCGTCGCCGAGGGCGGACCCGACGTCCCGGCCGGCATCCTGCTGTGCGACGACCTCACGCTGGGCAACGCCGGGCTGCAGGACGGCACCGCGATCAAGGTCAGCAAGCTGCCGCTGGTCGAGGCGCGCTCGGTCGAGCTGAGCGCCGGGGAGAACATCACCCGGATCATCTCCCCGGACATGCTGCGCCGCGCGCTGCTGGGCAAGATGGTGACCGCCGGCGACGACATCTCGCTGCTGCCGCTCGACGGTCCGGCCCACGAGGGCGACTCGGCCGCGCTCGCCGCAGCCCGCCGCCAGCTCAAGACCGCGATGGGCATGCAGTGGACGACGACGCTCGTCGAGGTGACCAAGACCGACAGCACCACCCCGGTGCTGGTCACCGGGGGCACCACGGTCTCCTGGAAGGGCGGAGCCAGCGCGCCGGGCTGGCAGGCCGGCACCAGCACTCCCCCCACCTCGCAGCTCACTGCGCAGGCGCCGTCCGCAGCGGCCGCCAACGGGCTGATCACGGTGACCCCCACCCCGGACCGGCCCGGGCAGCCGACCACCGCCGACCAGATGCTCGCCGGCGCCCGCACCGAGCCCGCCGCCGGCGTTTCCGCATCCACCGCTCCTACCGCGCCTGTGGGGCCGACCGGCTCAGCCGTGGGCGGGCAGGCGCAGGCCACGGCGACCAGGCCCGGGCAGCGCAGCGATGCCCGGCCGGCCGCCGAGGCGCTCGAGACGCAGAACGCCGAGCCCGCGAAGGATGTCTCCGCGCACGCCATCCCCACCGTGAAGGAGCTGCCGGGGGTCAAAGCGCAGGCCGACTCGCTCACCGAATGGTTCGATCTGGGCTTCCACCACCGCGACGTGCTGGCCAGCCTCGGCAGCAAGCCGCAGCTCGGAGTGCTGGTCAGCGGGCCACCCGGCGTCGGCAAGGCGACGCTGGTCCGGGCGGTCGCCGCCCACGTCGGGGCGGGTGTCGTCGAGCTGTCGGCGCCCACGATCGCGGCAATCGAGGCGGCCACCGCGGCCGACACGCTGCGCTCGGCGGTGAGCCAGGCGGCCGGCCAGTCGCCGTCCGTGCTGCTGATCCAGGACGTCGAGGCGCTCGCCCCGCGTGAGGACCCCGACCCGATCTCCCGGATCTTCATCGACCTGCTCGCCAGGACCGTCGACGAGGGCCAGGTCGCGGTGGTGTGCACCACCGCCCGCCCCGAGGAGGTCTCGACCGAGCTGACCCGCCCCGGCCTGCTGGATCACCAGCTGTCCCTTCCGCTGCCGGACCGGGCGATGCGCAAACAGATCCTCGAGTCGTTGCTGCGGCCGGTGCCGCTGGCCGACGACGTGAACCTCGACGACGTGGCCGGCAAGACCCCCGGCTTCGTCGCCGCCGACCTCATCGCGCTGCGCCGTGAGGCGTCGGTGCGGGCCGCGCTGCGCCAGAAGGAGTCCGAGAAGCCGACCGTCGCGCAGGAGGACCTCGTCGGCGCGCTGGACGTCGTCCGCCCCACCGCGATGGCCGAGTCGACCCTGGAGGTCGCCCGGGTCTCGCTGGAGGACGTCGGCGACATGGCCGACACCAAGAAGGCGCTCACCGAGGCGGTGCTGTGGCCACTGCAGTACCCCGACACCTACGAACGGCTCGGCATCAGCCCGCCACGCGGCGTGCTGCTGTACGGACCGCCCGGCTGCGGCAAGACCTTCATCGTTAAGGCGATCGCCGGCTCGGGGCAGACCAACGTGATGAGCGTGAAAGGCGCCGAGCTGCTCAACAAGTGGGTCGGCGAGTCCGAACGCGCCGTCCGCGAGCTGTTCCGGCGAGCCCGGCAGGCCGCGCCGACGCTGATCTTCATGGACGAGGTCGACGCGCTGGCTCCCCCGCGCGGTCAGGGCACCGACGGCGGCACCACTGACCGCGTCGTCGCATCACTGCTGACCGAGCTGGACGGCGTCGAGGCACTCAACAACGTCTTCGTCATCGGCGCGACCAACCGGCCGGACCTGGTGGACCCCGCGATGCTGCGACCGGGCCGGCTGGACAAGATGATCTACGTCCCGCCGCCGGACGCCGAGGCGCGCACCGCAATCCTGAAGACGACCGCCAAGAACACCCCGATCACCCGCGGGGTCGACTTCGAGGAGATCGGCCAGGAGCTCGAGGGCTACTCGTCGGCCGACTGCGCGGCGCTGGTACGTGAGGCGGCACTCGTGGCGATGCGCCGCGACATGGACGCGCCGAAGGTGACCAAGGCCGACTTCGATCAGGCGATGAAGAACATCAAGGGCTCGCTCGATCCCGAGCAGGTCGCCTGGCTGGAGAACTTCGCCGAGCAGCGCGAGCTGTCCTGA
- a CDS encoding LytR C-terminal domain-containing protein, protein MLTRPDVRRRRIIGALAIAVGATLLVLALLAITGVLGAVDGAKSASDEAVSAGASSSSGGSEEADSPPSDEKAPLTVLNGSDTSGLAGQGRDAFEAEGWTVEEVGNLSDAEPPAQSTVYYPAGDDAAKAAAESLADQFSELTVQQAPDGFPYDGVVVVLTGEWEPGA, encoded by the coding sequence GTGCTGACCCGCCCTGACGTCCGTCGTCGTCGGATCATCGGCGCGCTCGCGATCGCCGTGGGTGCGACGCTCCTGGTGCTGGCACTACTGGCGATCACCGGAGTGCTCGGCGCCGTGGACGGCGCGAAGTCCGCCTCCGACGAGGCCGTCTCTGCCGGAGCGAGCTCCTCCTCCGGCGGGTCGGAGGAGGCTGACTCGCCGCCGTCCGACGAGAAGGCCCCGCTCACGGTGCTCAACGGCAGCGACACATCGGGCCTGGCCGGCCAGGGACGCGACGCCTTCGAGGCCGAGGGGTGGACCGTCGAGGAGGTCGGGAACCTGTCGGACGCCGAGCCGCCCGCACAGTCGACCGTCTACTACCCCGCGGGCGACGACGCGGCCAAGGCCGCGGCCGAGAGCCTGGCGGATCAGTTCTCCGAGCTCACCGTCCAGCAAGCCCCCGACGGATTTCCCTACGACGGCGTCGTCGTGGTGCTGACCGGCGAATGGGAGCCCGGAGCGTAG
- a CDS encoding DUF3263 domain-containing protein, whose protein sequence is MDIAKALQADDDSDEVVGGLTRRERDILGFERQWWKYAGAKEQAIRELFGLGGTRYYQVLNALIDRPEAFAYDALLVKRLRRQRATRQRARSARRLGIEPQ, encoded by the coding sequence ATGGACATCGCGAAGGCGCTGCAGGCCGACGACGATTCCGATGAGGTCGTCGGCGGGCTGACCCGTCGCGAGCGCGACATCCTCGGCTTCGAGCGCCAGTGGTGGAAGTACGCCGGGGCCAAGGAGCAGGCGATTCGCGAGCTGTTCGGCCTGGGCGGCACCCGCTACTACCAGGTCCTCAATGCCCTGATCGACCGTCCGGAGGCCTTCGCGTACGACGCGTTGCTGGTCAAGCGGCTGCGTCGGCAGCGGGCGACCCGGCAGCGCGCCCGCTCGGCGCGCCGCCTCGGCATCGAGCCGCAGTAG
- the rarD gene encoding EamA family transporter RarD, with protein MSEERKGLLAGLGAWVLWGLFPLYWRSMKPASPLELLAHRVLWSVVFVAVLLLVLRRWRQVWKVLGDRRTAWILVAASLAIGANWGLFIYGVNADRTIEVSLGYYINPLVSVLIGVLFFAERLRPLQWAAIGIASLAVVVITVEVGSFPLLGLALACSFGLYGGLKKLSPTPPLVGLMVEALVLLPPALGMLGYLVVRGESNFGRHGFTHVLLIVLMGVVTAVPLVLFAMSAQSIPLSTLGLMQYITPSMQLILGVAVFHEPMATAQWIGFAIVWTALAIFSYDALRHARRERRTRSHEIAASDAAR; from the coding sequence ATGTCTGAGGAGCGCAAGGGCCTGCTCGCGGGCCTCGGCGCCTGGGTCCTTTGGGGACTGTTCCCGCTGTATTGGCGATCGATGAAGCCGGCCTCGCCGCTGGAGCTACTCGCCCACCGCGTGCTGTGGTCGGTCGTCTTCGTCGCCGTCCTGCTGCTGGTGCTGCGGCGCTGGCGGCAGGTATGGAAGGTACTCGGCGATCGGCGTACGGCGTGGATCCTGGTCGCGGCCTCCCTGGCCATCGGCGCCAACTGGGGGCTGTTCATCTACGGGGTGAACGCCGACCGCACCATCGAGGTCTCCCTCGGCTACTACATCAACCCACTGGTGAGCGTGCTGATCGGCGTGCTGTTCTTCGCCGAGCGGCTGCGCCCGCTGCAGTGGGCCGCGATCGGGATCGCCTCGCTCGCGGTCGTCGTCATCACCGTCGAGGTCGGCAGCTTCCCGCTGCTCGGGCTCGCGCTGGCCTGCTCCTTCGGCCTGTACGGCGGGTTGAAGAAGCTCTCGCCGACGCCGCCCCTGGTCGGTCTGATGGTAGAGGCGCTGGTGCTGCTGCCGCCCGCGTTGGGGATGCTTGGCTATCTGGTCGTGCGCGGCGAGTCGAACTTCGGCCGACACGGGTTCACGCATGTGCTGCTGATCGTGCTGATGGGCGTGGTGACCGCCGTACCACTGGTGCTGTTCGCGATGTCGGCACAGTCGATCCCGTTGAGCACGCTCGGGCTGATGCAGTACATCACCCCGTCGATGCAGCTGATCCTCGGCGTGGCGGTCTTCCACGAGCCGATGGCGACCGCACAGTGGATCGGGTTCGCGATCGTGTGGACGGCGCTGGCGATCTTCTCGTACGACGCGCTGCGCCATGCTCGCCGGGAGCGCCGTACTCGCTCCCACGAGATCGCCGCGTCGGACGCCGCCCGATAG